The DNA segment TGCGCTAGCCGTAGCAAGCGTGCTCGCGCGATCCgtgtgtccccccccccccacgcacGTGGTTGCGCCCAGCTTGCGCGGGCCTTGGGAGCACATGCCCGCACCAGCAGTGCGCTATCCGCCCATGAAAAGAATCTGATATCGCctagaggggagtgaataggcGGAACCTGAGAATTTTACAAACTAAAACGCAATGGATCAGCAAAATACAGATTCTCCGTAGATTTTTGCGGACTCTCCGCAAatatgcggaggttccgcagaaaTATACGGATACTCCGAATATTTCTAGGAGAACTCGAAAATGTACCTATGCAACAACAACGTGAATCAAGTCCAAGAGTTACCAAGCACCAGAGGATGTGTTCCAACATTTTTCTTCATATACCTGCAGCTCAAACCTTACAAAGAGATAAATCAGGTCGAAGCCCTAAGAATCAACGGATACAAGATTATGTAACAAATCATAAGAGATTGACAAGTGAGACATAATGCTTTACTCACCGAAGTTCGACCACTCTTAAAAAAAGTGCCTATGTCCCCGTTGAGGaactcacaaagagccgggtctcttcTAACCATTTCCTCACCCAATCGATTACAAAGATAAAAGTTAGGGTTACTTATTCAATTCGTAGGGGTAAAACAAGTGTCCCGGGGCTCACCACAAGATTGGGAGCTCGACGGGCAACGTCTAGCCGTCTAGGTGGACGAACCagcaagagtaacaaacacgaaatCACAGATTTGATGAAGAAAACGAGTGCTCAAATATTGTAGTTTTCTCTCTAGCACTAGATCTCTCCCCCAATCCAACTCTCAAAACTTTGCAAATCTCAATCTAAAGCAAGGTGGGAGAGAGTGCTTTTGGCTCTAAAGTTGTTCACCTTTTCGAGTAAAGCAGCAGTCAGCCAAAGGAAGAAATGATGAGTATTTATATCTAACtcccaaaaactagtcgttacaacTGTCAGAATGCGGAGACTCCGCAAAAATACAGACCTTCCGCACACCCTTAGTTAACCCAAACTTCGCAAAAGTGCGGACTATCCTAAAAAATACGGACACTCCATTTGCACATCTTTACAACATAAGTGTAAGACCCCAAACCTGGGATCTCATGTATCTCCTGTATCAGTTCTTatatcaagtagctgatacgtacaacataacagtagtagtatcatagtcaaacttcgtacataaataTTATGGTTTCGAGTataaaaggtttacaaaccatattgtatattacaaacttgACCGAgagccaacaaaacacagcgaaaaGCAAAAGCACAAGCCACAAGCAACTAGGGTACGAACGCAACTTATAAgattattcttcatcatcggtTTCACCTTCGGTGAAGTCGGCATCGGCTTCCTTACCTGAATGATAGTAAaagtgagtacgaaaggtactcaacaagccctatactacttcaaggtgttgacaGATGCATAAATGGGgttattcaaggataaggcttttaCAGTTTAGATTTAaacgtaaagcagtttatgcagtcatctaattgtatcaactatgattgacttcaaaatattttaaatagtttaaaactAGGTAACGagctatatctgggggtttttcGATCCTTGGAGGGGCTACACCATACTCCGTAGTCACTTTTGTCACATCTTGTGTACCTCTATTATCACACAGATTCTGACAGATTGAGCCAGCAACTTCATCACATGGATatttagtccacacactcactcctCAAGACACACACTCAGAATTTAGTCAAAAAGGTTTTGCCATCGCAAgtctatgaccgtggacacggctattcaaatagttttacactctgcagaggttgtacagctttacccatgcgatattcTTTGCCTCCATCCGTTGCAGGTggaggagtgaatcataccgagacgttttaaacacctttcctgctagGCTTTTCTACAATACACCCCAAGTCCAAGAGTCCTTGAACCGAATACTAGATTGGCTATGCCATATCTCGAAATATTTGAACAGAGGGGCAGATGGATACTTGGCCTCTCGCTGctcccagcctcctagtatgatgtccaACCCAATCCagtgaagaaaagtcaagtcatacCCATTTAAGActcatggttgcacgggggttgCTTAAGGATGGTGGCGAAATGACTCGGTCTTTAAGCGGACATGGCAGGTATCTTCTGGTAATGAATACCACAGAGGCAACTCTCAAACCCTCAGGAGCATACTCATCCAGAGTACCACTCCACCTGCCCTCGCCAAATTAGTTTTCCCCTAATTTTACACACCatccaccatatcccacacgccatcaaggatttcacaacttCCACGGAATTCACAACTATCAAGGATTTATGATATATGATTTATCATTggtaacagtaaatcttatttCCAAGGAgatgtgttttaaaagcgacatcttcgaggagatgtattcaatcgtaagcatgctagatatcaaggcgtcgtctgtcattaatatagataacaacagttaatcctagggtgatatgtgttcTGGATGATGATATTACAGGCATGACAAGTGTCTTATAGGATTAACTATCataagcagtttgtaaaagcgcaatacatagcacctATGATAATAAGCGCGCACTGGGATAACAAGTAAATTTTGTATCCCCTTAGTAGTAcggcatcctaaactcaatctcaaaatataaatgaatttaaaaTTATACGATCCATGTGgcgctttcctttttcctttttgggggATCACCATGTGTCAAAATCTCACTTGATTGAATTACATATGTTCATACTTtataaaactcattagttctttaattattttatcattatcaccaaaacccacttaggggcctaAATGCACTTTTAGCCCAGTGCGCACACCTTGCACCACCTGGCGTGTCCTCACTTGTCGCTTGTCGTGTGCCGCAGTGCTCAGTAGTATTCAGTAGTTCCTGCTCAGTAGTATTCGGTAGTGTTTAAGTAGTAGTTGTCGTTCAGTAAATCTTTAGTAATTTTTACAATTCGGATGCTTCAGTATGTCAGTAGTTTTGTTTAGTAGTTCCCACTAAGTAATGTTCAGTAGTTTTTCAGTATGTCAGTAGTTCAAATCATTGAAAAACTATTTAGTAGTGTTTGTAGTTGTCGCTATTCAATAGTGTCAGTAGCTTCAATTCATAGtaaattattcagtagtgtgttagtagtgttagtagttgttagtagtttttTCAGTAGTTTTGgtcagtagttgtcagtagttgtcagttgtttgttcagtagtgtcagtagttgtcagtagcTGATGCAGATAGAGGAGGGCTGAGGCTGTGGCGGCCGGGGGTGGGGTGCGATAGTTGGGGCGCTGGTGGCCAGGGGCGCGGCGCGACGGTCAGGCCCGAGGTGGCCGAGGGCGACGCTCGGGCTCGCGTGGCGGGGGTTGGAGGTGGGTACACATGTTGGGTTTTATCGGGTGAGGTTTGGTCGGATTGGAGTGGAGAGGTTCCGGTTGGGTGGATTATGTCCTAGTTGTAGAATAACACTACCcccatatacatacatacatacatacatacatacatacatacatacatacacacacacacacatatatatatatatatatacacacacacacacctatattcttaaagaaaaaagaagcctTCCTAGTATTTCAACCAAAAGTTATGCAATGGATAATTTAATTACAGTTTTTTTATGGCATCATTCCAGGTTTCAGTGCGCCAAATCGAGATATGACAACGTGGCATGGTAGAAGTCTATCCAGTCGCAATTGGAACATTTGTGACAAGGACTTTAGTTTCTTTAGGGAGAAAGAACATAGCGAACAACGTAAACACATCTACCGCCATtgaattcttcttcttttacgagaaaataattttgataaGCAGCGAATTGCTGATTGGCAGGCTCAAATCATAAAGCCGACCAATCAAAAGACCAGGATTGAATGGGAGGAAAATTTTCATATGTGGATGCACACATATGGTTTGTCACTACTCTTTATTTGTGTTAGGACTTGTGCTATaagaatatgtaaaaaaattatgaattgataaaaaaattaattaatagaTAAATATCACATGAGAGAAATATACATATGAGATTAGATATATGTGCATAACTAATGAGTTACATTCCTCACGATTGGATGgggatatattttttttcaagacAGAGCAGATATTCCAAGTACGCGGCAGGGAAGATTCTCTCTCTTGCAAGATGccgattttttttcctctcagGTCCAAGTTAGGGTTGGTCAATAATTACTTGATTGGCCCAGATGAACAGCACCGATAGTGTGTGGCGTGCTCTCAAGTAGCCCTCCGTGCGGTGCCACATGACAGCGATGATCCTTTTTTGAAGCAACATGGCAGGGATGTTGGTTGCCTGTCCAGTTCTTGTGTATTCTTATCTGAGAGCGATTGTTTTTTTGCCTTTATATAGCCAGGAGGGTAAAGTAAGTAGCAAGTACATAGATACATTAAAGTCTAATTAAAATCTAAGGCTTTGGGTATCTATGCCCCGAATCGATACTAGTTAAGCTCCGGTCacaaatatataatattttagatAAGGTTCGGttaacttttaaaattttgattatcaataatttttaaaatatttagattcAAAATAAGAAAATTTGATGTGTGTATTTGTCTTTAAAatacttttaaaatattataaatttattgaattatataagtatattttagtttaaaatagtgataaaaatatgtataaaaaatCGTGTTATATCCAAAATATTAAGTATTTTTGACTGAAGTTAGTGGAGTACCTTTGCAGAATCAAATACCCTTTTACACTGAGTGAACAATTGTCACATTGGAAGCAAAAGAAGAGACAAAACTGATGTTAGGGTTTGGAAGCATCCGCCAGGATCTCGAGCCATGGGTGCTAGCAACGGAAGGTTTTAAATAGCATGAGGAAAGAGAGAACAATGCCAGAAATACAGAGGATGAATATTTGGGTATGTTTGGGATTTCACTTGTTTACCCCAACTAGATCATTTGTTTCAGCCAACATCTAAGTCTTGTGCGGTACTCAGTAATATTTGAAGGAACGGGTCTACTTAATTTAGTATTAAGGTTCATATACTAAACCCCATTAAATATAAAACCAGGTAGTATTCGCCCCCTCTCAGTCCAAAGTATTCAATACCATTCAAATCACCCTCGGGGATGGTTTCAGAGGTGGCTTTCGCGTGTTATGTGACAGATGATGTGGCGTCGACctcatatattattttaatctcTCTTGCGCTTCGGCCCCACTTGTCATCTTTTTCTTCCCGTCTACTCTTCTCCCTTCCTTCCTCCTCTGCCACTCAGGTCGATTGTAACCGTTTGCACCGTGTCGCTAGCGCCGCCGTCGGGCGTGCACAGATCAGCCGCcgcctgaaagtgcatctagcctttatatgtggttttggtaattaatgacaatagatatagactaacaattatgttgagaattgttagtaggttgttctataggtgatgtatggagaagaaaaatgcatcaagatgaatgaatTCTAAGTGATACTCGGGTAAgtcaatgacaatacatatagaATAATAatgatgttgagaattgttattaggttattttcTAGGAGAtgtataaatgatgaagcatgaatTAGTTCAGAAGTGTCATGAGTTCAAAAAATTACACCAAaatcattgagatcttagtgatgctcataagaagaagaagaagtttgaaGTATGAAGGCTAAATTACCTGTgtagatcaagtaacttaaggtataatgttgtcaattaagttttatgaactaacccatgtgctttgtgcttgagagtgagttagggttaggatctataagaaggcataagttgaattaaaatcatatatgctaaGAATAAAGAAtaagattggactccatatatgataaaagtgaatttattggagatgtcggatacaaaatagttttctatggcaagacgatGAAGAGCAAGCAAGATTCGGCTGTGGTGGATCATCTggtggtgaagggtaagcaaatggcttgacgTCGAAGAAACAAAACGGTGGTGAATAGCTAGTGAAGGTATTGCGCCAATACCGTGCGAGGTCATgagaagctatggatgattcatatcaatcacatgaagaatcaagaagagatggagtgaagatgatataaaagttgttaaccctctaagtttgaaagAAGGAAGTgatacttgaaggtattcaaatgctcaatttggttcaaatgagttttacatttgaatttgagtataggtatgccaaaCTAATTAtcgtatctcagtgctcaagagtttttaaccaacccaaagtgagagttcactttaggagtccggtgtggaaagtgtggaagtgttcaAATCGAGTTTCAGAGTGTTCTTAGTTTTTAttcaatgtgtttgagatcatgaattcagtagagatgtgtagccctctaaataagctttccgtagagtctaaaatcgtctaaatcggatatcgggatcaaaagttattgtcTTTTTCAGAGTGTCTGCTGTGCTGAACTCAGAAGTTTCAAGTTAAATTTGGAAGTTCTGGATTGCCGGAAGTTTCGGATGAAATCCGGGTTAGGGTTCTCGGTTttggtttgaagtttcaatcTGGAAGTTTCAGATTAAACttggaagttccggattctaTGGTCAGTTAAGAGGTTTCCAACTTGATCCGAACAGGGGTCTCGGGTGGGTCTAACTCGAGTAACCCGTAAGTTCTGCGTTAAACCCGGAAGTTCTGAGTTAAGCTAAAAGTTgcataatggctagtttttaggggttaGGTATAAATACTCTCTCACCCCTCTCTTCATTTGCTATTTGGGGGTACAAAAGGAAAACTTTCtaaagccaaaagaactccttccaaCTCTGATTCAGTGTGAGatttaagaagaaaagtgagttagtttgagagattggaagcttgagtgtaagtgagctaaactctattcttgagcactcaagtCGTCAGCAAGAAGTTTGTTGTCGCGTTTGctactcttggagcttagagCTACTAGGCGGCTAGGCATCGCCAGTGAGTATCTAAGGTTGTGGTATATcgcgggaagtttgtgaaggctttaATTTTGTCTCCGCAAGAgcagaaatcaagagtgaaaaggcaagctcaagtgtgaccgaacttagagaggaaaatggttgagagagatctggctcaagtgtgaccgagcctcTCAACGttgacgtaggaacctctagggGAGGTGTCTGAACTTCGGAAAACAAATTGCATGTCtgcttttttgtttccttattcttgagttcttgttcactatttgtgcatattgctcgatctacttattcgtatgaaattgattgtaggttctccgttgATCTACTTAAAATCATCttttggaacacacgacttcatttggtttgagatAGTACTCATTAGGAgtactttaatttcagttttgagcTATTTCTCTATCCGAACTCGGAAGTTGAACCCGGAACTTCAACAGTAATTTCGGACACATttcggatgaacagtaattttagAGCTTTCGATTAGAGTTTTGTCATATATCTTACTAgatttaaataatttttatcataCCATAGGATTGTAATTTTAACACGTATTtatggtgattgtgcactagttgagcttaatatatttagattttttaattGTGAAAAATTCATTAATTTATTTTCGTTGCAAGTTTAGATCAAATAGTAAAAGGAGTCAAAATTTTGTTAAAACGTCTATTTACCTCTTCTAAacgatatcattgtcctttcactgcCATAATCCCCCACGGTCGGGCTCGAATATTAGGTGCTTATCTCCTTCGGTGAGTGTTAGAGTTCCTGCTATACAAATAAAATAGGTTTAGCGTTACCTAATAATAGAAAGCATCATGGAGTAACATACCGTCTCGCATACTATAATGTTACAAATATTGCCGTATTACCGTGTACATATAGTTGTCAAAAGTGTTAATGTAACCTGAGCAAAGATTCCCGATGAATCAGCAACCTGCAAGGAAAAAAAGTaagcaacaaagaaaagaaagaaaaaaacggCTGTGCCTTTTTAGTCAAGCAGAaatggattttttatttttaaatcaaaatattgtaaaaatatACATTTATTTTGAGAAATTACAAATCTAGACTCGGTcgggtgtatatatatttgaaattttttgattaaaaaaaataaataaaaaagttcgcAGAAACGAGAGCTGGCTCATTAACATTTTGGGCAGGCCGCCCACATGCAGGCAGCCCAGCCCAAAACTTTCGCTACATTTGTAAAGGCAGGCTCGCTCAAAGCTCAAGCTTGAGtcacagccgccgccgccacctcgcctGTCCAGCGCCGGCTCGCCGTCTAGGAGCCACCTCGCCCGGCCGCCGTCCAGGTGCCCGCCGTTCAACGCGCCGGCGAGGACTCCGCCGCGCCTTCTCATCGCCGTCCAGGGCTAGAAAACAGAGGTATTCTGCAGTTGTACTGTGTCGTGCACAAGTGTTTCGATGTCAGCTTTACAAGTGTTTCGAAATGCATATATGGCGAGTTTTCTGCTACCCGACGGTCGCATCTCCTACTCGCAGCACATCAGCTTTTCTTTCTCTGCTCCGTTTTGTGTTGGTAGCCGCGCTCAAGGTGTTCGACGAGATGCCTCTGAGGCCCGTTGTGTTTGTTTCTATTTTGCTGTGCCCAGGACGATGGTAGGGCTCTCGGAAGGGGAGAAGCATTTCATCCGCGGCGGCATTGCGCAGGACATTCGTACCGATGGCCGTAGGCGGCTGCAGTTCCGGGCCCTCTCCGTCGAGACCGGAGTCATCCCACAGGTTTCAGGGTTTCTTCTCGTTTAGTAGCATTCGCatgcttttttcttttctttttggaatgCTCTGTGGACTCGTGTTAGTTTGGATTGTTGGTTGTTATAGGCGAATGGTTCGGCGCGTGTCAGATTGGGGGCCACTGAAATCATCGCTAGTGTCAAGGTACGAGTTCTTGCACTTTTTTGCCAGAAAGGGGCAAATATTTTCGCATGATAAGTTCAATCCTTTGTAAGAAATCTTCTACTGAAATTTTGCTTTAAAATTCCTACCAAAACAACTATTATTTTCCTAAGAAATTAAGGTTATCAATTATTGATTATTATTAAGCATTAGATACCTGTGCTGCGAAGTTAATACTTCTAAGTTAATCTTGTATTGTGAAGTTATGAACCCCAAAATCACATTGCTAGTTTTGTTGAACCGGTCTGTAAAGTACTTCCAAATGACAATAAACATTATGCTAGAGTATGTAATATGTTGGTCTATCTGTTAATACTAATAGTGCTTAcacttgaccccccccccccccaaaaaaaaaaaaacaaagaacttGTTAGACAGTATATTGTACCTATTTCGCCGTGTCAGTTTATTTGACTTTCTTTGTTTACAATGAATTGTCACCTGCAGGCTGAATTGGGGAAACCAAGTATTCTTCACCCTGACAAAGGAAAAGTTTCCATTTTTGTTGACTGTAGTCCAACTGCTGAGCCTATGTTTGAGGTTGGTGATTTGTCGTGATTGGATCAAACTGAAAATAACCAATAGTCtgttaaattattatttttatgtgtccAATCTATGGCAATGTAGTTAGGGagtttaattaaaaaaattctaaatcttTTAAGTAGATATGCATGTAGGCTTTGCTGAAATTTTATGATTGAATGCTAATGCTGTGAAATTGAATACGAAGAAACAACAAACTTGTTAACTATGAATAGGAAAGAGGTCACTGGGACTAATTTGAGGAAGCATATCTGAAATTATTTTTCCGACAATAATATATAAAGCTATTTGATATTTCATTATTAGTGGCCTTTACAACAGTAATTTGATTTGTACATTGAATAGCATTTGCTAAAAAAACGTTGCTAGAAAGTAATATATATTTCATTACCATTATTGAAACCCTGCATTTTGTAtaactttttttccttttcagacTTCATTCTGTTTGAAAGTTCTGTAGTTTTtacttttgtatgattatcttATTTGCATCATTTGGATTTTTCTAGGGTAGGGGATCTGAAGAATTGTCTGCTGAGCTATCTGTTGCCCTGCAAAGATGCTTGCTAGGTGGTAAAAGTGGTGCAGGTAACATATAACTGTATTGCTCTCCCTATAATCCCTGTGTTTGAAGAAGCTTTTGACATGGTCTCAGTGCACACGTATCTCCTTTAGGTTTATACTCCTAATATCTTCATTGTTTCTTCTCTGTCAGCTGTTATAACTACTATCTGAACATGGAGGGCACCATTATTCATGTCGTTACAATTGAAAGTACAATTAATTAGTCGTAACTTCATTAGGTTAAGCTTTTGCTAGCCAGTGAATCACTGAATTGTACTTTGGAATTTGGATGTACGGTACCAGTCTTAAGCAAACTTACTTACATACAGCAACCAAAACGGCATCACATATCATCACCATCTATTGTCATTATCGTGCCTATTTGATTGGAGGTGTAGTACTTCATGTTGTATAAGTGCTGTGGAGGATGTAGACAAAAAATAAATGCACGCCATTGTTTCTGCCAGTCATCCTACATTTCATATAAAGGTGATTTAAGTGCGTTGTAGCTGCTGACCTGCAACAGCTGTGACTGTTGTTTAAATTTCCAGGTTATTGGAAGATTTTATTTAGAGATTAGTGTGTTCACCAATTGCAGCTCTGTTTCTTGGGTCATATTCTTTCATATAGTCAATAAATCTTTAATAAGAAATTGATTCTCATTATGTTATGTGCCTATTTGCTTGTATATAGTTTTCTTTCAGTTCAATTTCTTGCCAACAGTATTTTTTTGCCGTTTAATTGACTACAATGCATCAAATCATATTTCAGGCGCTGCAATTGATCTGTCATCCCTAATTGTTGTTGAGGGAAAGGTCTGCTGGGATCTGTACATTGATGGACTTGTTGTCAGTTCAGACGGTAATTTGCTCGACACACTAGCTGCTGCAATAAaggtgattttttatttgtattGCTTATTTCTTGCAGTTTTCAATTACATCTTTTCTTGCAACTGTTTTAATGGAGCCTAGAGTTTCCCCTCAGCAAATGTATTGGTGGAAAAGCGGCATCAGTTTCCTCATAGACAATTATCATTGCATCAGAGATTGAAATATTCCAGCTTAGAATGTTCAAAAAAGGAACTAATGCCATAATTTTCTTTATACTCTCTCTGTGTCATTAAATAAAGGTCCTTCCATGTTACACATTAATTACCATAAACCACCTATCCTGTCCAATCCAACGAGCCATATTGGTTAGAATATATCCCTACTTCAAGTATGAGTACCATTCTCTTGATGGTAATTTTTTTAACTGATTGTTCCAAAGGCACCGATAGAACAATAAGTAATTTGAAATCCTGTCACAGCTTGTGGTTCTCATCTCGCAGCCCTAGGTCATGACCGAGATTCTATGCAGCCTACTATATGCGAACTGAGATGAACTAGCCTGGTATCTTGCGTGCATATATCATGTCTTAATATTTGGCCCATGTCAGCATCGCCAGAGGAAAAGGAGATAGCCAGCACCCTACTGTATACGAGTTTAGGAGTGGCATGGCGATttggagttgaggggttttgttaATCGCAAGTTCGCAACAGCAATGGTCGCTTTAGGAATTTTGATGGGTATCCATGCACAGTTTAGGTTAAACCAAAATATTCGAtgctattatattttttttttccataaatGACGAATATAAAtatgcactggtattctttacAACCTGCTATATACATATTGCAAAAAACCCAGGAACTTAAACAAAATTGTAATCTaacataataaaaaaatgttaTCCATGGGTTCAAATAATTTCATCCCACAACTGACAAACTTAAAAGACTGTCTCAAATCAAATGAAGGAAAACTGTTTTTATACATTCTGATGTTAACCTGCCATTGTGGACCGAGCTATAGTATTTTTCCATTTGTCGATTTAGTTCTTGAATAGAAATAGG comes from the Phragmites australis chromosome 22, lpPhrAust1.1, whole genome shotgun sequence genome and includes:
- the LOC133904257 gene encoding uncharacterized protein LOC133904257, whose translation is MVGLSEGEKHFIRGGIAQDIRTDGRRRLQFRALSVETGVIPQANGSARVRLGATEIIASVKAELGKPSILHPDKGKVSIFVDCSPTAEPMFEGRGSEELSAELSVALQRCLLGGKSGAGAAIDLSSLIVVEGKVCWDLYIDGLVVSSDGNLLDTLAAAIKVALSDTGIPKVNVSLSAASNEEPEVDVSDEEFLQFDTSSVPVIVTLTKVGRQYIVDATSEEESQMSSAVSVSVNRHGHICGVTKRGGTGLDPSVIFDMISVAKHVSQQFISHLDSEIAAAEAAE